Proteins from a single region of Lysinibacillus sp. JNUCC-52:
- the ytpR gene encoding YtpR family tRNA-binding protein, whose product MNVFYNKEHVGDVLLVQLATEAIVKTEVERAGDIVILKEAQTGEIKAFNLFNASKYVQVEARGNVELTPEFVAQLEAAIKSNGAAISLDVDFTPKFVVGYVETKEKHPNADKLSICTVNVGEQTLQIVCGAPNVDAGQKVVVAKIGAVMPSGMLIKEGNLRGVDSFGMLCSARELAIPNAPSEKGILVLPEDAVIGSAFETPSR is encoded by the coding sequence ATGAATGTATTTTACAACAAAGAGCATGTGGGAGATGTATTATTAGTACAATTGGCTACTGAGGCGATTGTGAAAACAGAGGTAGAGCGTGCTGGAGATATCGTCATTTTAAAAGAAGCACAAACAGGAGAAATAAAAGCATTTAACTTATTTAATGCAAGCAAGTATGTTCAAGTTGAGGCACGAGGCAATGTCGAGCTTACACCAGAGTTTGTAGCACAGCTTGAAGCTGCTATTAAAAGCAATGGCGCTGCAATTAGCCTTGATGTAGATTTCACACCAAAATTCGTTGTTGGCTACGTTGAAACAAAAGAAAAGCATCCAAATGCCGATAAATTAAGTATTTGTACTGTAAATGTAGGTGAACAAACGCTTCAAATTGTATGTGGTGCACCGAATGTTGATGCTGGTCAAAAAGTTGTTGTTGCTAAAATTGGCGCTGTAATGCCTTCTGGAATGCTTATTAAAGAAGGAAATTTACGTGGGGTAGACTCATTTGGTATGTTATGCTCAGCGCGTGAATTAGCGATTCCGAATGCACCATCTGAGAAAGGTATTTTAGTTTTACCTGAGGATGCTGTAATAGGCAGCGCATTTGAGACACCATCTCGTTAA
- a CDS encoding DNA translocase FtsK, whose translation MNWFKKKIDKILNRDEYEYDEYYEEYEEQPEHQQPLNEHLNETSATKQKAFRFPLIDDEEDKLQASQSKDVFDQMDDSYGYIEDLTLPKHLNHKMADSRVYDIEVSGIRELLENRSKRTGRTTTTRSQPKQQEYPTKASMIFRDAQVEAKPVHKEPSVKQESKTEDILAQNRKRFVPTDVPSPVYGFAKPSPIEQLLNKRKEEKEAETPSVAKFAKEATTNELIENILEEKEPIKASIDVRELLEIPRSIEVPTNQTTALEEVEATEHSQSATEAYTEEPSKQLITFEDVAEHSQSADEVCMEAPSKQPITFEEVAADQQNLITDDDHLELPVPQTTSITMNFEEQIKDAVQQELAVEQLSADQSEIHVKEVVVEQLQIENSTIHIGEVTVVQPTNEEDQQEIVEDSAVKQEKSRIPFNVLMLKTDKEKWRISQQLKAISKTSTEEKLNESAFTRDNYGAVALSEDKQTPSPIVEVEQSMQEPSSRETETESISVITMSPVATMTSLPTKENIAVEAEAIEEIAATTFEENVLLQTETTDIKVEPLEEDLAPILFEENKVPSQEITSIEAGAIENKPAIMIEENALSQAENTVMDAEVIEETTAPVLTNHDLPNAELTETTIAIQSIEKAEIVEGNQTDALVISEVEAKENEVIPQKPVHVYQKPTDEFLEPPEEKTQDTEWMEQQGDTLVEALSYFQVSAQIESIMQGPAVTQFEITVSHGTKVSKIRNLADDLKLALAAKDIRIQAPIPGKSSIGIEIPNRVSRAVRLSEVTNSASFLDSDSPLEAALGLDLTGKPVTIDLRKMPHGLIAGATGSGKSVCINSILVSLLYKAAPHELKLMLIDPKMVELAPFNHIPHLVSPVITDVKAATAALKWAVEEMERRYQLFAHAGARDITRYNALAEKNKEHSLKLPYILIVIDELADLMMMSPADVEEAICRIAQKARACGIHLIVATQRPSVDVITGLIKSNIPTRIAFAVSSQIDSRTILDGQGAERLLGRGDMLYLGNGMSAPVRLQGTFVTDDEIESIIEHVREQGEPDYIFDQEELLKKSEVSAEQDDLFEDVCRFVYEQGGASTSLIQRKYHIGYNRAARLIDMLESHGFVSEARGSKPRESYITEQDLIAMFE comes from the coding sequence GTGAATTGGTTTAAAAAGAAAATTGATAAAATTTTAAATAGAGATGAATATGAATATGATGAATATTATGAAGAGTACGAGGAACAACCAGAGCACCAACAGCCGTTAAATGAGCATTTGAATGAAACATCCGCTACAAAACAAAAAGCTTTCCGATTCCCTTTAATTGATGATGAAGAAGATAAGCTTCAAGCATCCCAATCAAAAGACGTGTTTGATCAAATGGATGACTCTTATGGATATATTGAAGATTTAACGTTGCCCAAACATTTAAATCATAAAATGGCAGATTCGCGTGTTTACGATATAGAGGTTTCTGGTATCCGTGAATTATTAGAAAATCGTTCGAAGAGAACTGGCAGAACGACGACAACACGCAGTCAGCCTAAACAGCAAGAATATCCAACGAAGGCAAGTATGATTTTCCGTGATGCACAAGTTGAGGCTAAACCTGTTCATAAGGAGCCAAGTGTAAAACAGGAAAGCAAAACGGAAGACATTTTAGCTCAGAATCGAAAGCGCTTTGTGCCAACGGATGTCCCTTCGCCAGTTTATGGCTTTGCAAAACCAAGCCCGATTGAGCAGTTATTGAATAAACGGAAGGAAGAGAAAGAGGCTGAAACACCTTCCGTGGCTAAGTTTGCAAAAGAAGCGACAACAAATGAGCTTATTGAAAATATACTAGAAGAAAAAGAGCCTATCAAAGCCTCCATCGATGTTCGTGAATTGCTTGAAATACCACGTTCAATTGAAGTGCCAACGAACCAAACAACTGCACTTGAGGAAGTTGAAGCAACGGAGCACAGCCAATCAGCGACTGAAGCGTATACAGAAGAACCTTCAAAGCAGCTGATTACATTTGAAGATGTAGCTGAGCATAGCCAATCGGCGGATGAAGTATGTATGGAAGCGCCATCGAAGCAACCGATTACATTCGAGGAAGTTGCGGCAGATCAACAAAATCTAATAACAGATGACGATCATTTAGAGTTACCTGTACCCCAAACGACATCCATTACGATGAATTTTGAAGAGCAAATTAAAGATGCGGTACAGCAAGAACTAGCTGTCGAGCAGCTTTCTGCTGATCAGTCAGAAATTCATGTCAAAGAAGTAGTTGTTGAGCAATTACAAATTGAGAATTCTACAATTCACATTGGGGAAGTGACAGTGGTTCAGCCAACGAATGAAGAGGACCAACAAGAAATAGTAGAGGATTCAGCTGTAAAGCAAGAAAAGAGCCGTATTCCATTTAATGTTTTAATGTTAAAAACAGATAAAGAGAAATGGCGAATTTCACAGCAACTAAAAGCGATATCCAAAACTTCTACAGAAGAAAAGCTAAATGAGAGTGCGTTTACTCGCGATAATTATGGAGCTGTAGCGTTGTCAGAAGACAAACAAACACCTTCTCCTATTGTAGAAGTAGAGCAATCAATGCAAGAGCCATCATCGAGAGAGACTGAGACGGAAAGTATTTCTGTTATTACGATGTCACCTGTAGCAACGATGACATCTTTGCCAACAAAAGAAAATATAGCGGTTGAAGCTGAGGCGATTGAAGAAATTGCAGCAACAACGTTTGAAGAAAATGTTTTACTTCAAACAGAAACTACAGATATTAAAGTTGAGCCATTGGAAGAAGATTTAGCACCAATACTGTTTGAAGAAAATAAAGTACCTTCACAAGAAATTACAAGTATTGAAGCTGGAGCAATCGAAAACAAGCCAGCAATAATGATTGAAGAAAATGCTTTATCACAAGCAGAAAATACAGTAATGGATGCTGAGGTAATCGAAGAAACGACAGCGCCAGTGTTAACAAATCATGATTTACCAAATGCCGAACTTACAGAAACAACAATTGCTATTCAAAGCATTGAAAAAGCTGAAATAGTAGAGGGAAATCAGACTGATGCATTGGTAATTTCGGAGGTTGAAGCGAAAGAAAATGAAGTTATACCTCAAAAGCCTGTTCATGTTTATCAAAAACCGACGGATGAATTTTTAGAGCCGCCTGAGGAAAAAACACAAGATACAGAGTGGATGGAGCAACAAGGGGACACACTAGTGGAAGCACTATCTTATTTCCAAGTGTCAGCGCAAATTGAATCGATTATGCAAGGTCCAGCGGTAACACAATTTGAAATTACAGTAAGTCATGGTACGAAGGTAAGTAAAATTCGTAACTTAGCTGATGATTTGAAACTTGCTTTAGCTGCAAAGGATATTCGAATTCAGGCGCCGATTCCAGGAAAAAGCTCTATCGGAATAGAAATTCCTAACCGAGTATCTCGTGCTGTTCGTTTATCAGAAGTGACAAATAGTGCTTCATTCCTCGATTCCGATTCACCATTAGAAGCGGCACTAGGTCTGGACTTAACAGGGAAGCCTGTGACGATTGATTTACGTAAAATGCCGCATGGCTTAATTGCTGGGGCGACTGGATCAGGTAAGTCTGTTTGTATTAATTCTATTTTAGTTAGTCTATTGTATAAAGCAGCACCACATGAATTAAAACTGATGCTAATTGATCCAAAAATGGTAGAACTTGCTCCGTTCAATCATATTCCTCATTTAGTCAGTCCAGTCATTACGGATGTAAAGGCTGCAACAGCAGCGTTAAAATGGGCAGTTGAGGAAATGGAGCGACGTTATCAGTTATTTGCTCATGCAGGTGCACGTGACATTACACGTTATAATGCTTTAGCAGAAAAAAATAAAGAGCATAGTTTAAAATTGCCGTATATTTTAATTGTCATTGATGAGTTAGCAGACTTAATGATGATGTCGCCTGCTGATGTCGAGGAAGCGATTTGTCGTATTGCTCAAAAGGCACGTGCTTGTGGTATACATTTAATTGTTGCAACACAAAGACCTTCTGTAGATGTTATTACAGGTCTTATTAAATCCAATATCCCTACACGAATTGCCTTTGCGGTATCTTCACAAATCGATTCACGTACAATATTAGATGGGCAAGGAGCAGAGCGATTATTGGGACGAGGCGATATGCTATATTTAGGTAATGGCATGTCTGCACCAGTACGTTTGCAAGGGACATTTGTTACTGATGATGAAATCGAATCAATTATCGAGCATGTTCGTGAGCAAGGCGAACCAGATTATATATTCGACCAAGAGGAACTTTTAAAGAAATCTGAAGTATCGGCAGAGCAAGATGATCTGTTTGAGGATGTTTGCCGTTTTGTTTATGAGCAAGGTGGGGCCTCTACATCTCTTATTCAACGTAAGTATCATATCGGCTATAATCGTGCTGCACGATTAATTGATATGTTAGAATCTCATGGTTTTGTGTCGGAGGCAAGAGGCAGTAAACCACGTGAAAGCTATATTACTGAACAAGATTTAATTGCTATGTTTGAATAA
- a CDS encoding YtxH domain-containing protein, with protein sequence MTTQKPNFNEVKEQQLESTLPQLYNSQDSIYEEERVNMKDFVIGALVGGIVGAAAGLLLAPKSGKDLRSDVAVQAVNLKDKSADLSSTAKDKTVQLSKQIQEQSSQLVEKVKTLKTAKAPTVFDDGTVSFEGEEPLEDFIDDAKSEQEEVSEKKEKTDEEKAQEVRA encoded by the coding sequence ATGACTACACAAAAGCCAAACTTTAACGAAGTGAAGGAACAACAACTAGAAAGTACATTGCCACAGCTTTATAATTCGCAAGATTCGATCTATGAAGAGGAGCGTGTAAATATGAAAGATTTCGTCATTGGCGCTTTAGTTGGGGGTATAGTGGGTGCAGCTGCAGGGTTACTATTAGCTCCGAAATCAGGGAAAGATTTACGTAGTGATGTGGCAGTGCAAGCTGTTAATTTAAAAGATAAAAGTGCGGATTTATCATCAACAGCTAAAGATAAAACAGTGCAATTATCAAAACAAATCCAAGAGCAATCTTCGCAATTGGTTGAAAAAGTAAAGACACTCAAGACTGCAAAAGCACCAACTGTTTTTGATGATGGTACGGTCTCTTTCGAAGGGGAAGAGCCACTTGAGGACTTTATCGATGATGCTAAATCAGAACAAGAAGAAGTGTCAGAAAAAAAGGAAAAAACGGATGAAGAGAAAGCACAAGAAGTCCGTGCATAG
- a CDS encoding DUF84 family protein, which translates to MEIAIGTTNKAKIQSVQAIVNQYFEKVNFTYFKAPSQVSEQPITTEETRLGAINRAKNTSIATGAMLSFGLEGGVTEIDGDMYVCNWGALTLADGTTFTAAGAQIILPEEIAQEIRAGKELGPVMEQYTQRLDIRQGTGAVGIFTQGIVTRQTMFEHIVALLIGQYLFTIAQK; encoded by the coding sequence ATGGAAATTGCTATTGGGACAACGAATAAAGCGAAAATCCAATCAGTTCAAGCAATAGTTAATCAATATTTTGAAAAAGTAAATTTTACATATTTTAAAGCACCTTCACAAGTTTCAGAACAACCAATAACTACTGAAGAAACAAGACTTGGCGCGATTAATCGTGCAAAGAATACATCGATTGCTACTGGTGCTATGCTTTCTTTTGGACTAGAGGGTGGCGTGACGGAAATAGATGGTGATATGTACGTCTGTAACTGGGGAGCTCTTACATTAGCAGATGGTACGACATTTACAGCAGCAGGCGCACAAATTATTTTGCCAGAGGAAATTGCCCAGGAAATAAGAGCGGGCAAGGAGCTTGGGCCTGTAATGGAACAATACACTCAGCGATTAGATATTCGTCAAGGTACTGGGGCTGTGGGTATTTTTACGCAAGGAATTGTAACTCGTCAGACGATGTTTGAGCATATTGTCGCGCTGCTTATTGGACAATATTTGTTCACAATAGCGCAAAAATAG
- a CDS encoding M42 family metallopeptidase, whose product MNEETLQLFKTLTELPGAPGNEHAVRAFMRSELQKYSDEVIQDHLGGIFGVKHSAVSDAPKILVAGHMDEVAFMVTSITDNGLIRFQTLGGWWNQVMLAQRVEVYTKNGAIPGVISSIPPHLLTDAERAKPMEIKNMLIDVGADNKEDAIALGVRPGQSIIPVCSFTPMANPKKIMAKAWDNRYGCGLAIELMKEVKDEKLASHLYSGANVMEEVGLRGAQVSANMIKPDLFFALDASPANDMSGDKNQFGQLGKGTLLRILDRTMVTHRGMREFVLDTAESNHIPYQYFVSQGGTDAGRVHTSNDGIPSAVIGVCSRYIHTSASIIHIDDYAAAKALIVELVKKADRSTLETIRANV is encoded by the coding sequence ATGAATGAGGAAACATTACAATTATTTAAAACATTAACTGAATTACCTGGGGCTCCGGGCAATGAGCATGCAGTGCGTGCATTTATGCGTTCTGAGCTACAGAAGTACTCAGATGAGGTAATTCAAGATCATTTAGGTGGTATTTTTGGTGTAAAGCATAGTGCTGTATCAGATGCCCCTAAAATCCTAGTAGCAGGTCACATGGACGAAGTAGCATTCATGGTAACGTCGATTACTGATAATGGATTAATTCGTTTTCAAACACTAGGTGGCTGGTGGAACCAAGTTATGTTAGCACAGCGTGTGGAAGTGTACACGAAAAATGGTGCAATTCCAGGTGTTATCTCATCTATTCCACCGCATTTACTAACAGATGCAGAACGAGCAAAACCAATGGAAATTAAAAATATGCTAATTGATGTTGGGGCAGACAATAAAGAGGATGCAATTGCTCTTGGTGTTCGTCCAGGACAGTCAATTATCCCAGTATGTTCATTTACGCCGATGGCAAATCCGAAAAAAATTATGGCAAAAGCATGGGATAACCGTTATGGCTGTGGACTGGCGATTGAATTAATGAAAGAAGTAAAAGATGAAAAATTAGCTTCTCATTTATATTCAGGCGCAAATGTTATGGAAGAGGTTGGCCTTCGTGGTGCTCAAGTTTCAGCTAATATGATTAAGCCTGATTTATTTTTTGCTTTAGATGCATCACCAGCTAATGATATGTCTGGAGATAAAAATCAATTTGGTCAACTAGGTAAAGGGACATTATTACGAATACTTGACCGTACAATGGTAACACATCGTGGTATGCGTGAATTTGTGTTAGATACGGCAGAATCTAATCATATTCCTTATCAGTATTTTGTATCTCAAGGTGGCACAGATGCTGGCCGTGTACATACATCTAATGACGGTATACCAAGTGCTGTAATTGGTGTTTGCTCACGTTATATCCATACATCAGCATCGATTATTCATATTGATGACTATGCTGCAGCTAAAGCATTAATTGTAGAATTAGTGAAAAAAGCTGATCGTTCGACATTAGAGACGATTCGCGCTAATGTATAA
- a CDS encoding DUF948 domain-containing protein has product MEVILYIAAIIAAIGFLFLCVSVGMTLFSLKSILNSLSGTLAGIEKQMEGITRETTSLLIKTNSLAEDIQQKSEQLNTVVHAVKGMGDSVNGLNASVQQITSSISKSVEQNEEKIAQVVQWSNVAMGIADKWKKRKVIEQAPEIMPEDVYSFEEVQTDKPKRKWGRKK; this is encoded by the coding sequence ATGGAAGTCATTTTGTATATTGCAGCAATAATAGCAGCGATCGGTTTTTTATTCTTATGTGTGAGCGTCGGTATGACGTTATTTTCACTCAAGTCAATACTTAACAGTTTATCTGGAACATTAGCAGGCATTGAAAAACAAATGGAAGGGATTACACGTGAAACGACTTCTTTGTTAATTAAAACAAATAGCCTAGCGGAAGATATTCAACAAAAATCTGAGCAATTAAATACCGTTGTTCATGCAGTAAAAGGAATGGGCGACTCTGTAAATGGTTTAAATGCCTCAGTGCAGCAAATTACGTCATCTATTTCAAAAAGCGTTGAACAGAATGAAGAAAAAATCGCACAAGTTGTTCAATGGAGTAATGTCGCAATGGGCATTGCAGATAAATGGAAAAAGCGTAAAGTAATTGAGCAGGCACCAGAAATAATGCCTGAGGACGTATATAGTTTTGAGGAAGTTCAGACGGACAAGCCAAAAAGAAAATGGGGTCGCAAAAAATAA
- a CDS encoding DUF1444 domain-containing protein, translating to MKKIKSEQLVSLLKKQLSEQKFDFQFDKKQDKLRLNHKKIGKGMELSLPGILAKYNEKQEAAIEEVVYTIEQTFLAMEQEQERGFKESGKIFPVIRATSYPKASKEGHAFITTEHSAETRIFYALDLGKTYRFIDESMLDTLKLTEEQIREMARFSVKQLPTVYKQDEVAGNVFYFVNANDGYDASRILNENFLKEMRAKMEGDMTVSVPHQDVLILGDIRNETGYDVLAQMTMHFFAVGTVPITSLSFIYEDGELEPIFILAKNRVKKEQEK from the coding sequence TTGAAAAAAATAAAATCAGAGCAACTTGTGTCCCTATTAAAAAAGCAGTTAAGTGAGCAAAAATTTGATTTTCAATTTGATAAAAAGCAAGATAAATTACGCTTGAATCATAAAAAAATAGGCAAAGGGATGGAGCTCTCTTTACCAGGTATTTTAGCAAAATATAATGAAAAGCAAGAGGCTGCAATTGAAGAAGTTGTCTATACGATTGAGCAAACTTTTTTAGCGATGGAGCAGGAACAGGAGCGAGGCTTCAAAGAATCTGGGAAAATTTTTCCCGTAATTCGTGCAACATCCTATCCGAAAGCTTCTAAAGAAGGACATGCGTTTATCACGACAGAGCATTCTGCTGAAACACGTATTTTCTATGCGCTTGATTTAGGAAAAACATATCGCTTTATTGATGAATCGATGTTAGACACACTAAAATTGACAGAAGAACAAATTCGAGAAATGGCACGATTTTCTGTCAAACAGCTACCAACCGTCTATAAACAAGATGAAGTAGCAGGAAATGTCTTTTATTTTGTGAATGCAAATGACGGCTATGATGCAAGTCGGATTTTAAACGAAAACTTTTTAAAAGAAATGCGAGCAAAAATGGAAGGTGATATGACGGTATCTGTACCTCATCAGGATGTATTAATACTAGGTGATATTCGTAATGAAACAGGGTATGATGTATTAGCACAGATGACGATGCATTTCTTTGCTGTCGGGACAGTACCGATTACGTCATTATCATTTATTTATGAAGATGGGGAGCTTGAACCAATCTTTATATTAGCAAAAAACAGAGTAAAAAAGGAGCAAGAAAAATAA
- the murC gene encoding UDP-N-acetylmuramate--L-alanine ligase gives MTVFHFTGIKGSGMSSLAQILFDAGEQVQGSDIDKYFFTEQPLRERNIPIFTFNADNIKEGMTVIAGNAFPDDHPELVRAREIGVEIIRYHKFLGEYIGNYTSIAITGAHGKTSTTGLMAHVVGGYKPTSYLIGDGTGAGHENANFFVMEACEYRRHFLAYNPDYAVMTNIDFDHPDYFANIEDVYAAFQSLALQVKKAIIACGDDEHLQRIQAKVPVVYYGFGAENDFEARNVEKTTEGTTFDVFVRNEFYSTFFIPLFGDHAVLNTLAVITLCQYEGISSEIIQERLNTYKGVKRRFTESNIGDHVLIDDYAHHPTEIRATIQSARQKYPERELVAIFQPHTFTRTQAFLQDFADSLSLADTAYLCDIFGSARETQGALSIQDLASLIDGSAVITTEGIDVLTKHKDAVFLFMGAGDVHKFQDAFEDVLKSNETA, from the coding sequence ATGACAGTTTTTCATTTCACAGGCATTAAAGGTTCTGGCATGAGTTCGCTTGCACAAATCTTATTTGATGCTGGTGAACAAGTACAGGGCTCAGATATTGATAAATATTTCTTTACGGAACAGCCGTTGCGTGAACGAAATATTCCAATTTTCACTTTTAATGCGGATAATATTAAAGAAGGTATGACAGTAATTGCAGGGAATGCTTTTCCTGATGACCATCCTGAATTAGTGCGAGCACGAGAAATTGGTGTAGAAATTATTCGTTATCACAAATTTCTTGGTGAGTATATCGGCAATTACACATCGATTGCTATTACTGGCGCACATGGTAAAACATCTACAACGGGCTTAATGGCACATGTTGTAGGCGGCTATAAGCCAACTTCCTATTTAATCGGTGATGGTACAGGTGCAGGCCATGAAAATGCTAACTTCTTCGTGATGGAAGCGTGTGAATATCGTCGACACTTTTTAGCATATAATCCTGATTATGCAGTGATGACAAATATTGATTTCGACCATCCAGATTACTTTGCGAATATTGAAGATGTGTATGCAGCCTTCCAATCACTTGCTTTACAAGTGAAAAAGGCGATTATCGCATGTGGCGATGATGAACATCTACAACGCATTCAAGCAAAAGTACCTGTTGTTTATTACGGTTTTGGCGCTGAAAATGACTTTGAGGCACGTAATGTTGAAAAAACAACAGAAGGCACAACATTTGATGTTTTTGTGCGTAATGAATTTTATAGTACTTTCTTTATCCCATTATTTGGCGACCATGCAGTGTTAAATACACTAGCTGTTATTACACTTTGCCAATATGAAGGTATTTCATCTGAAATTATTCAAGAACGTTTAAACACGTATAAAGGTGTAAAAAGACGTTTTACAGAATCGAATATTGGGGATCATGTTTTAATCGATGATTATGCACACCATCCAACAGAAATCCGTGCAACGATTCAATCGGCTAGACAAAAATATCCTGAACGTGAATTAGTAGCGATATTCCAGCCGCATACATTCACGCGTACACAAGCGTTTTTACAGGACTTTGCAGACAGCCTTAGTTTGGCTGATACAGCATACTTATGTGATATATTTGGTTCTGCAAGGGAAACACAAGGTGCACTTTCCATTCAGGATTTAGCTTCACTTATTGACGGGAGTGCTGTAATTACTACAGAAGGTATCGACGTGTTAACAAAGCATAAAGACGCAGTATTCTTATTTATGGGTGCTGGCGATGTTCACAAGTTCCAAGATGCCTTTGAAGATGTACTTAAAAGCAACGAAACAGCTTAA